One genomic segment of Vespa crabro chromosome 3, iyVesCrab1.2, whole genome shotgun sequence includes these proteins:
- the LOC124422748 gene encoding ATPase family AAA domain-containing protein 2-like isoform X4 produces the protein MKIMSDDDATLDSMDTEEDIFNPHSDSVRRAKSLRTLRSHSHSTSSHMTRNNLSVRRSTRNRMQTYDNLNTSWILGTQTLKGYPMFQQHGSSSDKEMVDEVPDRKRDLRDRMPLRSRENHPPNKNSSRHIRDRSDHDHQNSRELRGRSDRDLREKSEQEKDIREHKDRQGREKQDREHKDKLETRNKSEVRTSNEEKETRTSKSNSPCRLREGPVTRLCGNSLDKTVKSKVEQDEAEDSSHESEKQENNDNSENEDGYEDMYTRIKRTRRTTQRQLPRGKKLTVVDSDLSESSDSPGPRKYSLRQKKPTVDRFQANVEPVRRSIRALRSVLSNSMRRRKHRSKSTSSSDSSDSEPQRYDKKKGKKARQSAIPQGGPPDRKADINPITLDTNIRFSDVGGLESHIHCLKEMVVFPMMYPEVFERYHITPPKGVLFHGPPGTGKTLIARALANECSQGSRKMAFFMRKGADCLSKWVGESERQLRLLFEQAQQMKPSIIFFDEIDGLAPVRSTKQDQIHASIVSTLLALMDGLSDRGEVIVIGATNRIDAIDPALRRPGRFDRELFFPLPAMKERLEILKIHVNKWENPPTEQLLEILAEKATGYCGSDLRALCTEAVLQGLRRTYPQIYMTSNRLLLDPRQVEVKKQDFMQASSTLIPSSQRVTPCAGRKLQPFMEPLLGPPLEELIGLVKGIFPQGVNPAMAKVKVTKGIHRPRLLVSGGNLSKGQGPHLAQALLHHMEHLPVQTLDVSTLFAESARSPEETCVQVFNEATRNVPSIIYIRSIDQWWPLVPETVKAVFLCRIAALDTSLPILILATSDETYQDLPMQLKNLFSELRGEVYTMKIPNSEQRSKFFKPIFTVQSLRQPQIKDNKVQVLEELPLAPDPMPKKLSDEEKKMLYEKEEVSLRELRIFLREICAKLARNRQFFMFTKPVDTEEVPDYNMIIKQPMDLETMMTKIDMHCYLCARDFLDDIDLICRNALEYNPDRDPADKLIRHRACSLRDNAYALIKAELDSDFEDKCREISKNRKIIETNHNDEMQNKITKTEITLSNEKNDKKDPELVVNNTLSVNGKRFSQSRKRKIPAWARGYVKKVQKKKKISFDGNISEINSKVCLTNEPSVGIDLEKFQEFETEANSVLNGHVPLYDNTDSENDSQNENSKDIQINQNDNMIEQRIDDFENVEICFIEDDKNIGNDVSSSSSRRESLDELSFAIESDSSPSKVDENDKVIIDKNELETAWLHTVDVTKDFSVEVLCDIYVQLSRCVGRYAHHYDRKSLPKDLLKELERFEEYKTSLYEKAQHN, from the exons ATGAAG ataatgTCAGATGATGATGCCACCTTGGATTCAATGGATACTGaggaagatatatttaatCCCCATAGTGATTCTGTTAGAAGAGCTAAGTCATTGCGTACTTTACGTTCGCATTCACATAGTACTAGCTCACATATGACTAGGAATAATTTAAGTGTACGACGTAGCACTCGTAATAGAATGCAAACCTATGACAACCTCAATACTAGTTGGATTTTAG GAACGCAAACTTTAAAAGGATATCCTATGTTTCAACAACATGGATCTTCATCTGATAAAGAAATGGTAGATGAAGTACCTGACAGGAAGCGTGATTTACGTGATCGTATGCCTTTAAGATCACGTGAAAATCATCCtcctaataaaaattcaagcaGACATATTAGAGATAGATCTGATCATGATCATCAAAATAGTAGAGAACTTAGGGGACGATCTGATCGTGATCTTAGAGAAAAGtcggaacaagaaaaagatattagagAACATAAAGATAGACAAGGACGAGAAAAGCAAGATAGAGAACATAAGGATAAATTAGAAACAAGAAATAAGTCTGAAGTAAGAACATcaaatgaagaaaaggaaacaag AACAAGCAAATCTAATAGTCCATGTAGGCTTAGAGAAGGACCTGTGACTAGGCTGTGTGGAAATTCTTTAGATAAAACTGTAAAATCGAAAGTAGAACAAGACGAAGCAGAAGATAGCTCGCATGAGAgcgagaaacaagaaaataatgataattctgAGAATGAAGat GGATATGAGGATATGTATACTCGTATTAAGCGTACTAGAAGAACTACCCAACGACAATTACCAAGGGGTAAGAAGCTTACAG TTGTAGATAGTGATTTAAGTGAATCATCAGATTCTCCTGGCCCTAGAAAATACAGTTTACGTCAAAAAAAACCAACTGTAGATAGATTTCAAGCTAATGTTGAACCAGTTAGACGATCTATAAGAGCTCTCAGGAGTGTGCTTAGCAATTCTATGAGAAGACGAAAGCACAGAAGCAAAAGTACAAGTTCAAGTGATTCTAGTGATTCGGAACCGCAacgatatgataaaaaaaaagggaaaaaagcaAG GCAATCAGCAATACCCCAAGGCGGTCCTCCAGATCGTAAAGCAGATATAAATCCAATTACGTTAGATACAAATATTAGGTTCAGTGATGTAGGTGGCTTAGAATCACATATCCACTGCCTTAAAGAAATGGTTGTTTTTCCTATGATGTATCCAGAAGTTTTCGAAAGATATCATATCACACCTCCAAAAGGTGTCCTCTTTCATGGCCCACCag GAACTGGAAAAACATTAATAGCTAGAGCATTAGCAAATGAATGTAGTCAGGGTAGTAGAAAAATGGCCTTTTTTATGAGAAAAGGAGCAGATTGTTTATCAAAATGGGTTGGTGAATCAGAACGGCAATTGAGATTGTTGTTTGAGCAGGCTCAACAAATGAAACCGtccattatatttttcgatgaAATTGATGGTCTTGCACCTGTTAGAAGTACCAAGCAAGATCAAATTCATGCTAGCATCGTATCTACCCTTTTAGCACTTATGGATGGTCTTAGTGACAGAGGAGAG gTTATAGTAATTGGTGCAACAAATAGAATAGATGCAATTGATCCTGCACTACGAAGACCTGGTCGTTTCGatcgtgaattattttttcctctacctgcaatgaaagaaagattagaaattttgaaaattcatgTTAATAAATGGGAAAATCCACCAACTGAAcagttattagaaatattagcTGAAAAAGCAACTGGTTATTGCGGTTCAGATTTAAGAGCTTTATGCACCGAAGCGGTACTACAGGGATTAAGAAGAACATATCCACAAATTTATATGACCAGCAATAGATTGCTTTTGGATCCTCGACAAGTAGAA gtaaaaaaacaagattttATGCAGGCTAGTTCTACTTTAATTCCATCATCACAAAGAGTAACTCCTTGTGCAGGCAGAAAATTACAACCTTTTATGGAGCCTCTATTAGGTCCTCCATTAGAAGAATTGATTGGTTTAGTAAAGGGAATATTTCCTCAAGGTGTCAATCCAGCTATGGCAAa agTGAAAGTTACTAAAGGAATACATCGTCCAAGGTTATTAGTTTCTGGTGGTAATTTATCTAAAGGTCAAGGACCTCATTTAGCACAGGCTTTATTACATCATATGGAACATTTACCAGTACAAACATTAGATGTTAGTACACTTTTTGCAGAGAGTGCACGATCTCCAGAAGAAACCTGTGTGCAG gTGTTTAATGAAGCTACCAGAAATGTACCgtccattatttatatacgttcGATTGATCAATGGTGGCCACTGGTTCCAGAGACCGTAAAAGCTGTTTTTTTGTGTCGTATTGCAGCGCTTGATACTTCATTGCCTATATTGATTCTTGCAACTAGTGACGAAACATATCAAGATCTTCCTATGcaattaaaaaatcttttcagtGAACTTCGTGGCGAAGTATATACTATGAAAATTCCAAATTCGGAACAAAGATCGAAATTTTTCAAGCCTATATTTACGGTTCAAAGTTTAAGACAACCACAAATTAAGGATAACAAAGTTCAAGTATTAGAGGAACTTCCTTTGGCTCCAGATCCAATGCCAAAGAAGTTATccgacgaagagaaaaagatgttgtatgaaaaagaagaagtatctTTAAGAGAACTTAGGATTTTCTTGAGGGAAATATGTGCCAAACTTGCTAGGAATCGACA ATTTTTCATGTTCACAAAACCAGTAGATACCGAAGAAGTACCcgattataatatgataataaagcaACCTATGGATTTGGAAACTATGATGACTAAAATTGATATGCATTGTTACCTATGCGCTCGAGATTTTCTGGATGATATTGATCTTATTTGTAGAAATGCATTGGAATATAATCCAGATAg GGATCCAGCGGATAAATTGATTAGACACCGTGCCTGTTCTCTTCGTGATAATGCATATGCATTGATTAAGGCTGAATTGGATTCTGATTTTGAAGATAAGTGTCGTGAAATAtctaaaaatcgtaaaattattgaaaccaATCATAATGACGAaatgcaaaataaaattacaaaaacagAGATTACATTGTCgaatgagaaaaatgataaaaaagatccTGAATTAGTAGTAAATAATACTCTGTCTGTAAATGGGAAAAGATTTAGTCAATCCAGAAAACGCAAGATTCCTGCTTGGGCTAGAGGATACGTAAAGAaggtgcaaaagaaaaagaaaattagctTCGACGGTAATATTTCTGAAATAAACAGTAAGGTATGTCTAACTAATGAACCCTCAGTTGGTATAGATTTAGAGAAATTTCAAGAATTTGAAACAGAAGCAAATAGTGTTTTAAATGGTCATGTACCACTATATGATAACACTGATTCTGAGAATGATTCGCAAAATGAAAACTCCAAGgatattcaaataaatcaaaatgacAATATGATAGAGCAGCGAATTGATGATTTTGAAAATGTGGAAATATGTTTCATAGAAGATGATAAGAATATTGGAAATGATGTTTCAAGTTCATCGTCCAGACGAGAAAGTTTAGATGAATTATCATTTGCAATTGAGAGTGATTCTAGTCCATCAAAAGttgatgaaaacgataaagttattattgataaaaatgaactTGAAACTGCTTGGTTGCACACTGTGGATGTTACAAAGGATTTCTCTGTGGAGGTATTGTGTGACATTTATGTGCAATTAAGTAGGTGTGTAGGAAGATACGCGCATCATTATGATAGAAAATCACTGCCaaag GACTTACTCAAGGAACTGGAAAGATTTGAAGAGTACAAGACAAGTTTGTATGAGAAAGCACAACATAATTAG
- the LOC124422748 gene encoding ATPase family AAA domain-containing protein 2-like isoform X1 — MKIMSDDDATLDSMDTEEDIFNPHSDSVRRAKSLRTLRSHSHSTSSHMTRNNLSVRRSTRNRMQTYDNLNTSWILGTQTLKGYPMFQQHGSSSDKEMVDEVPDRKRDLRDRMPLRSRENHPPNKNSSRHIRDRSDHDHQNSRELRGRSDRDLREKSEQEKDIREHKDRQGREKQDREHKDKLETRNKSEVRTSNEEKETRTSKSNSPCRLREGPVTRLCGNSLDKTVKSKVEQDEAEDSSHESEKQENNDNSENEDGYEDMYTRIKRTRRTTQRQLPRGKKLTVVDSDLSESSDSPGPRKYSLRQKKPTVDRFQANVEPVRRSIRALRSVLSNSMRRRKHRSKSTSSSDSSDSEPQRYDKKKGKKARQSAIPQGGPPDRKADINPITLDTNIRFSDVGGLESHIHCLKEMVVFPMMYPEVFERYHITPPKGVLFHGPPGTGKTLIARALANECSQGSRKMAFFMRKGADCLSKWVGESERQLRLLFEQAQQMKPSIIFFDEIDGLAPVRSTKQDQIHASIVSTLLALMDGLSDRGEVIVIGATNRIDAIDPALRRPGRFDRELFFPLPAMKERLEILKIHVNKWENPPTEQLLEILAEKATGYCGSDLRALCTEAVLQGLRRTYPQIYMTSNRLLLDPRQVEVKKQDFMQASSTLIPSSQRVTPCAGRKLQPFMEPLLGPPLEELIGLVKGIFPQGVNPAMAKVKVTKGIHRPRLLVSGGNLSKGQGPHLAQALLHHMEHLPVQTLDVSTLFAESARSPEETCVQVFNEATRNVPSIIYIRSIDQWWPLVPETVKAVFLCRIAALDTSLPILILATSDETYQDLPMQLKNLFSELRGEVYTMKIPNSEQRSKFFKPIFTVQSLRQPQIKDNKVQVLEELPLAPDPMPKKLSDEEKKMLYEKEEVSLRELRIFLREICAKLARNRQFFMFTKPVDTEEVPDYNMIIKQPMDLETMMTKIDMHCYLCARDFLDDIDLICRNALEYNPDSLRDRPSLGILKRDPADKLIRHRACSLRDNAYALIKAELDSDFEDKCREISKNRKIIETNHNDEMQNKITKTEITLSNEKNDKKDPELVVNNTLSVNGKRFSQSRKRKIPAWARGYVKKVQKKKKISFDGNISEINSKVCLTNEPSVGIDLEKFQEFETEANSVLNGHVPLYDNTDSENDSQNENSKDIQINQNDNMIEQRIDDFENVEICFIEDDKNIGNDVSSSSSRRESLDELSFAIESDSSPSKVDENDKVIIDKNELETAWLHTVDVTKDFSVEVLCDIYVQLSRCVGRYAHHYDRKSLPKDLLKELERFEEYKTSLYEKAQHN; from the exons ATGAAG ataatgTCAGATGATGATGCCACCTTGGATTCAATGGATACTGaggaagatatatttaatCCCCATAGTGATTCTGTTAGAAGAGCTAAGTCATTGCGTACTTTACGTTCGCATTCACATAGTACTAGCTCACATATGACTAGGAATAATTTAAGTGTACGACGTAGCACTCGTAATAGAATGCAAACCTATGACAACCTCAATACTAGTTGGATTTTAG GAACGCAAACTTTAAAAGGATATCCTATGTTTCAACAACATGGATCTTCATCTGATAAAGAAATGGTAGATGAAGTACCTGACAGGAAGCGTGATTTACGTGATCGTATGCCTTTAAGATCACGTGAAAATCATCCtcctaataaaaattcaagcaGACATATTAGAGATAGATCTGATCATGATCATCAAAATAGTAGAGAACTTAGGGGACGATCTGATCGTGATCTTAGAGAAAAGtcggaacaagaaaaagatattagagAACATAAAGATAGACAAGGACGAGAAAAGCAAGATAGAGAACATAAGGATAAATTAGAAACAAGAAATAAGTCTGAAGTAAGAACATcaaatgaagaaaaggaaacaag AACAAGCAAATCTAATAGTCCATGTAGGCTTAGAGAAGGACCTGTGACTAGGCTGTGTGGAAATTCTTTAGATAAAACTGTAAAATCGAAAGTAGAACAAGACGAAGCAGAAGATAGCTCGCATGAGAgcgagaaacaagaaaataatgataattctgAGAATGAAGat GGATATGAGGATATGTATACTCGTATTAAGCGTACTAGAAGAACTACCCAACGACAATTACCAAGGGGTAAGAAGCTTACAG TTGTAGATAGTGATTTAAGTGAATCATCAGATTCTCCTGGCCCTAGAAAATACAGTTTACGTCAAAAAAAACCAACTGTAGATAGATTTCAAGCTAATGTTGAACCAGTTAGACGATCTATAAGAGCTCTCAGGAGTGTGCTTAGCAATTCTATGAGAAGACGAAAGCACAGAAGCAAAAGTACAAGTTCAAGTGATTCTAGTGATTCGGAACCGCAacgatatgataaaaaaaaagggaaaaaagcaAG GCAATCAGCAATACCCCAAGGCGGTCCTCCAGATCGTAAAGCAGATATAAATCCAATTACGTTAGATACAAATATTAGGTTCAGTGATGTAGGTGGCTTAGAATCACATATCCACTGCCTTAAAGAAATGGTTGTTTTTCCTATGATGTATCCAGAAGTTTTCGAAAGATATCATATCACACCTCCAAAAGGTGTCCTCTTTCATGGCCCACCag GAACTGGAAAAACATTAATAGCTAGAGCATTAGCAAATGAATGTAGTCAGGGTAGTAGAAAAATGGCCTTTTTTATGAGAAAAGGAGCAGATTGTTTATCAAAATGGGTTGGTGAATCAGAACGGCAATTGAGATTGTTGTTTGAGCAGGCTCAACAAATGAAACCGtccattatatttttcgatgaAATTGATGGTCTTGCACCTGTTAGAAGTACCAAGCAAGATCAAATTCATGCTAGCATCGTATCTACCCTTTTAGCACTTATGGATGGTCTTAGTGACAGAGGAGAG gTTATAGTAATTGGTGCAACAAATAGAATAGATGCAATTGATCCTGCACTACGAAGACCTGGTCGTTTCGatcgtgaattattttttcctctacctgcaatgaaagaaagattagaaattttgaaaattcatgTTAATAAATGGGAAAATCCACCAACTGAAcagttattagaaatattagcTGAAAAAGCAACTGGTTATTGCGGTTCAGATTTAAGAGCTTTATGCACCGAAGCGGTACTACAGGGATTAAGAAGAACATATCCACAAATTTATATGACCAGCAATAGATTGCTTTTGGATCCTCGACAAGTAGAA gtaaaaaaacaagattttATGCAGGCTAGTTCTACTTTAATTCCATCATCACAAAGAGTAACTCCTTGTGCAGGCAGAAAATTACAACCTTTTATGGAGCCTCTATTAGGTCCTCCATTAGAAGAATTGATTGGTTTAGTAAAGGGAATATTTCCTCAAGGTGTCAATCCAGCTATGGCAAa agTGAAAGTTACTAAAGGAATACATCGTCCAAGGTTATTAGTTTCTGGTGGTAATTTATCTAAAGGTCAAGGACCTCATTTAGCACAGGCTTTATTACATCATATGGAACATTTACCAGTACAAACATTAGATGTTAGTACACTTTTTGCAGAGAGTGCACGATCTCCAGAAGAAACCTGTGTGCAG gTGTTTAATGAAGCTACCAGAAATGTACCgtccattatttatatacgttcGATTGATCAATGGTGGCCACTGGTTCCAGAGACCGTAAAAGCTGTTTTTTTGTGTCGTATTGCAGCGCTTGATACTTCATTGCCTATATTGATTCTTGCAACTAGTGACGAAACATATCAAGATCTTCCTATGcaattaaaaaatcttttcagtGAACTTCGTGGCGAAGTATATACTATGAAAATTCCAAATTCGGAACAAAGATCGAAATTTTTCAAGCCTATATTTACGGTTCAAAGTTTAAGACAACCACAAATTAAGGATAACAAAGTTCAAGTATTAGAGGAACTTCCTTTGGCTCCAGATCCAATGCCAAAGAAGTTATccgacgaagagaaaaagatgttgtatgaaaaagaagaagtatctTTAAGAGAACTTAGGATTTTCTTGAGGGAAATATGTGCCAAACTTGCTAGGAATCGACA ATTTTTCATGTTCACAAAACCAGTAGATACCGAAGAAGTACCcgattataatatgataataaagcaACCTATGGATTTGGAAACTATGATGACTAAAATTGATATGCATTGTTACCTATGCGCTCGAGATTTTCTGGATGATATTGATCTTATTTGTAGAAATGCATTGGAATATAATCCAGATAg CTTGCGTGATAGGCCCTCCCTTGGGATATTGAAGAG GGATCCAGCGGATAAATTGATTAGACACCGTGCCTGTTCTCTTCGTGATAATGCATATGCATTGATTAAGGCTGAATTGGATTCTGATTTTGAAGATAAGTGTCGTGAAATAtctaaaaatcgtaaaattattgaaaccaATCATAATGACGAaatgcaaaataaaattacaaaaacagAGATTACATTGTCgaatgagaaaaatgataaaaaagatccTGAATTAGTAGTAAATAATACTCTGTCTGTAAATGGGAAAAGATTTAGTCAATCCAGAAAACGCAAGATTCCTGCTTGGGCTAGAGGATACGTAAAGAaggtgcaaaagaaaaagaaaattagctTCGACGGTAATATTTCTGAAATAAACAGTAAGGTATGTCTAACTAATGAACCCTCAGTTGGTATAGATTTAGAGAAATTTCAAGAATTTGAAACAGAAGCAAATAGTGTTTTAAATGGTCATGTACCACTATATGATAACACTGATTCTGAGAATGATTCGCAAAATGAAAACTCCAAGgatattcaaataaatcaaaatgacAATATGATAGAGCAGCGAATTGATGATTTTGAAAATGTGGAAATATGTTTCATAGAAGATGATAAGAATATTGGAAATGATGTTTCAAGTTCATCGTCCAGACGAGAAAGTTTAGATGAATTATCATTTGCAATTGAGAGTGATTCTAGTCCATCAAAAGttgatgaaaacgataaagttattattgataaaaatgaactTGAAACTGCTTGGTTGCACACTGTGGATGTTACAAAGGATTTCTCTGTGGAGGTATTGTGTGACATTTATGTGCAATTAAGTAGGTGTGTAGGAAGATACGCGCATCATTATGATAGAAAATCACTGCCaaag GACTTACTCAAGGAACTGGAAAGATTTGAAGAGTACAAGACAAGTTTGTATGAGAAAGCACAACATAATTAG